A genomic window from Actinacidiphila yeochonensis CN732 includes:
- a CDS encoding MFS transporter has product MSGLGTTTSALPAGHPAVTYRDVLRVRYLLRLQVGTLTGRLPNGMAPLAILLSTAHPYGYATASGLASLYLIASAIGGPQLGRLVDRRGQTLPFTLGAAVSSAALVTIVAGPQQQAFTAVAVLLAGAAKPPLESGLRSLISTGHLMPSRSHERVALALDAALQELIYIAGPLLVAVIAWSTSAAAAMGATAAAGAAGTLLVVTTPPSHAWRPAAVRPAAWLGPLKSRPLQVLYLSMVCYGIPIGALTPLALAAATEHHLPALSGALPAALSVGAVLGGLLYGARSWPGTTADHLLVLAAASTAGWSAYALANSPVALLFTTLIPGLVMAPLLAAAFAATSALAPRALITEAHALLVAALDLGCAAGTASAAVLHEVLLPAAAAAAALTLAAARHHPALTAPPKESHS; this is encoded by the coding sequence GTGAGCGGACTGGGCACGACGACCTCTGCGCTGCCGGCGGGACATCCCGCAGTGACCTACCGGGACGTCCTGCGCGTGCGGTACCTGCTGCGCCTTCAAGTCGGCACACTCACAGGCCGCCTGCCCAACGGGATGGCCCCGCTGGCCATCCTGCTCAGCACCGCGCACCCGTACGGGTACGCGACGGCCAGCGGCCTCGCGTCCCTCTACCTGATCGCCAGCGCGATCGGCGGACCGCAGCTCGGACGCCTCGTCGACCGCCGGGGCCAGACCCTGCCCTTCACCCTCGGCGCCGCGGTGAGCAGCGCGGCCCTGGTCACCATCGTGGCCGGCCCCCAGCAGCAGGCCTTCACGGCCGTCGCCGTGCTGCTCGCCGGCGCGGCCAAACCACCACTGGAGTCAGGCCTGCGGTCGCTGATCAGCACCGGCCACCTCATGCCTTCACGCAGCCACGAACGGGTGGCCCTGGCCCTGGACGCGGCACTTCAGGAGCTGATCTACATCGCGGGGCCGCTCCTGGTGGCCGTCATCGCGTGGAGCACGTCCGCGGCCGCAGCGATGGGCGCCACCGCCGCCGCCGGTGCGGCCGGCACGCTCCTGGTCGTCACCACGCCGCCCTCGCACGCCTGGCGGCCCGCTGCCGTCCGCCCGGCCGCCTGGCTCGGGCCGCTCAAGTCGCGGCCGCTGCAGGTCCTGTACCTGTCCATGGTCTGCTACGGCATCCCGATCGGCGCGCTGACCCCGCTCGCCCTGGCCGCCGCCACAGAGCATCACCTGCCGGCGCTGTCCGGTGCGCTGCCCGCTGCACTGTCCGTCGGTGCCGTGCTCGGCGGGCTCCTCTACGGGGCGCGCTCATGGCCCGGCACGACAGCGGACCACCTGCTGGTCCTCGCCGCGGCCAGTACGGCTGGCTGGAGTGCGTACGCGCTCGCCAACAGCCCCGTCGCGCTGCTGTTCACCACGCTCATCCCCGGCCTGGTGATGGCCCCGCTGCTCGCGGCCGCCTTCGCAGCAACCAGCGCCCTGGCCCCCCGGGCTCTGATCACCGAAGCGCACGCCCTCCTCGTCGCCGCCCTCGACCTCGGATGCGCGGCGGGCACCGCGAGCGCGGCGGTCCTGCACGAAGTCCTCCTGCCGGCCGCGGCCGCCGCCGCAGCCCTCACCCTCGCCGCCGCCCGACACCACCCAGCGCTGACCGCCCCACCGAAGGAGTCACACTCGTGA
- the egtD gene encoding L-histidine N(alpha)-methyltransferase, producing the protein MSPFRLTRTLNDDTLDAALRHDVLHGLGSTPKTLPPKWLYDARGSELFEMITCLPEYYPTRDERELLRTHAPGIAAEAGARTLIELGSGSSEKTQHLLDALPDLHTYVPVDVSDSALDQAGRALARERPRLAVHALVADFTRTLDLPDTPGPRLLVFLGGTIGNLTPAERAEFLTSVRSLLGPGDAFLLGMDLVKDASVLVAAYDDAAGVTAEFNKNLLAVLNRELGADFVPDAFAHVARWNPADEWIEMRLRSLTRQTVKIPSLGLTVDFADGEELRTEVSAKFRRPGIARELHQAGLQMDRWWTTDTSSYGIALARPLP; encoded by the coding sequence GTGAGCCCGTTCCGCCTCACCCGCACCCTGAACGACGACACTCTGGACGCCGCGTTGCGCCACGACGTCCTCCACGGCCTCGGCAGCACGCCGAAGACCCTGCCGCCCAAGTGGCTCTACGACGCCCGCGGCAGCGAGCTCTTCGAGATGATTACGTGCCTGCCCGAGTACTACCCGACCCGCGACGAGCGCGAGTTGCTGCGCACGCACGCCCCCGGCATCGCAGCGGAAGCCGGCGCTCGGACCCTCATCGAGCTGGGCTCCGGGTCGTCCGAGAAGACCCAGCACCTCCTCGACGCCCTTCCCGACCTGCATACATACGTGCCCGTCGACGTGAGCGACAGCGCCCTCGATCAGGCGGGACGCGCCCTCGCCCGCGAGCGGCCACGGCTCGCCGTGCACGCTCTCGTCGCCGACTTCACCCGGACCCTCGATCTGCCCGACACCCCCGGTCCCCGCCTGCTCGTGTTCCTGGGCGGCACCATCGGCAACCTCACCCCGGCCGAGCGGGCCGAGTTCCTCACCTCCGTGCGGTCCCTGCTCGGCCCAGGCGACGCGTTCCTGCTCGGCATGGACCTGGTCAAGGACGCGTCGGTGCTGGTCGCCGCGTACGACGACGCCGCCGGCGTGACGGCCGAGTTCAACAAGAACCTGCTGGCGGTCCTCAACCGCGAGCTCGGCGCCGACTTCGTCCCGGACGCGTTCGCCCACGTCGCACGATGGAACCCCGCGGACGAGTGGATCGAAATGCGGCTCCGATCGCTCACGCGGCAGACCGTGAAGATCCCCTCCCTCGGCCTCACCGTCGACTTCGCCGACGGCGAGGAACTGCGCACGGAGGTCTCCGCCAAGTTCCGGCGCCCCGGCATTGCCCGCGAACTCCACCAGGCCGGACTCCAGATGGACCGGTGGTGGACCACGGACACCAGCAGCTACGGCATCGCGCTGGCCCGCCCACTGCCCTGA
- a CDS encoding SH3 domain-containing protein produces MKHARRLATVTLSLSLLGGTAAALAPTASAASASTCTYNLADHDARVDGNGINYRTGPSTSYSSKGFLYDNDRLRVYCGKGDWYYTKLIRRSKSGLSSGTYGWIRSDMLLQLAG; encoded by the coding sequence GTGAAGCACGCACGACGACTGGCCACCGTGACCCTGTCGCTGTCCCTGCTCGGCGGCACCGCCGCAGCACTCGCCCCGACCGCGTCCGCGGCCTCGGCGTCCACCTGCACCTACAACCTGGCCGACCACGACGCCCGCGTCGACGGCAACGGCATCAACTACCGGACCGGGCCCTCGACGTCCTACAGCAGCAAGGGCTTCCTCTACGACAACGACCGCCTGCGGGTCTACTGCGGCAAGGGCGACTGGTACTACACCAAGCTCATCCGCCGCTCCAAGAGCGGCCTGAGCTCCGGAACCTACGGCTGGATCCGCAGCGACATGCTGCTCCAGCTCGCCGGCTGA
- the trpA gene encoding tryptophan synthase subunit alpha has protein sequence MTDLTPHAAALTDLLTTSRRPALGAFLPAGFPNWTAGIDTLAQFAQHGADFLEVGVAHHTPVLDGPDISEAYATALGQGAAMAHVISTVRLTAANTRKPVVVMSYWQPVRAFGPQRFAEELAEAGAAGAMIPDLRGEAAAQWHALAAAAGIHAPQFVSRRDSDTELEQTAAAASGWIYAPAADTRTGFQGDLDIPGLHAFTGRLRARTRHPVVAGIGISTPARAAAVAPYVDGLVIGSPLVRPLLKAGEGQQHALDLLTAFAQALRPAPQLRTLPA, from the coding sequence ATGACCGACCTCACCCCCCACGCGGCCGCGCTGACCGACCTGCTGACCACCAGCCGGCGGCCCGCTCTGGGAGCCTTCCTGCCCGCCGGCTTCCCGAACTGGACCGCCGGGATCGACACTCTCGCCCAGTTCGCCCAGCACGGCGCCGACTTCCTCGAAGTGGGCGTCGCACACCACACCCCGGTCCTCGACGGACCCGACATATCCGAGGCCTACGCCACCGCCCTGGGTCAGGGCGCCGCGATGGCACACGTCATCTCCACCGTGCGCCTGACCGCCGCGAACACGCGCAAGCCGGTCGTCGTGATGAGCTACTGGCAGCCCGTGCGCGCCTTCGGACCCCAGCGCTTCGCCGAAGAACTCGCCGAAGCCGGAGCGGCCGGCGCGATGATCCCCGACCTGCGCGGGGAGGCCGCCGCCCAGTGGCATGCCCTCGCCGCCGCGGCCGGTATCCACGCCCCGCAGTTCGTCTCCCGCCGCGACAGCGACACCGAGCTGGAGCAGACCGCCGCCGCGGCCTCCGGCTGGATCTACGCACCGGCCGCCGACACCCGCACCGGCTTCCAGGGCGACCTGGACATCCCCGGCCTGCACGCCTTCACCGGCCGGCTGCGCGCCCGCACCCGCCATCCCGTCGTCGCCGGGATCGGCATCTCCACGCCCGCCCGCGCCGCCGCGGTCGCCCCGTACGTCGACGGACTCGTCATCGGCTCCCCGCTGGTGCGCCCCCTGCTCAAGGCCGGCGAGGGCCAACAGCACGCCCTCGATCTGCTCACCGCCTTCGCGCAAGCCCTGCGCCCCGCGCCCCAACTGCGGACCCTCCCCGCATGA
- a CDS encoding HNH endonuclease family protein, whose protein sequence is MKTCLTAAGTLLALAVAACGCAPHLPGSSSQPRGASAPAAARAAGPALGALKTLPVKGRAPHTGYDRTGRFGPAWSDTTSAPGGHNSCDTRNDILIRDLHDVRFRPGSHCTVASGTLPDPYTGRNIAFTRGPRTSLAVQIDHVVALSDAWQTGAQTLTQQQREALANDPLELVAASGPANTQKSDADAASWLPANKAFRCTYVARQIAVKAKYRLWITPAEHTAMARVLAACPDQQLPRDDSQGVALNTPT, encoded by the coding sequence TTGAAGACCTGCCTGACCGCCGCCGGCACACTCCTGGCCCTGGCCGTGGCCGCCTGCGGCTGCGCCCCGCACCTGCCCGGCAGCTCCAGCCAGCCACGGGGCGCCTCCGCACCGGCAGCCGCCCGCGCCGCCGGGCCGGCCCTCGGCGCGCTGAAGACGCTGCCGGTCAAGGGCCGCGCCCCACACACCGGTTACGACCGCACCGGCCGGTTCGGCCCGGCCTGGTCGGACACCACCTCCGCCCCCGGGGGACATAATTCGTGTGACACCCGAAACGACATCTTGATCCGCGACCTGCACGACGTCCGCTTCCGGCCCGGATCGCACTGCACCGTCGCCTCCGGGACCCTCCCCGACCCTTACACCGGTCGGAACATCGCCTTCACCCGAGGACCGCGCACCAGCCTCGCCGTCCAGATCGACCACGTCGTCGCGCTCAGCGACGCCTGGCAGACCGGCGCGCAGACACTGACCCAGCAACAGCGTGAGGCATTGGCCAACGATCCGCTCGAGCTCGTGGCGGCCTCCGGTCCGGCCAACACCCAGAAGTCCGACGCCGACGCGGCCTCCTGGCTGCCGGCGAACAAGGCCTTCCGGTGCACCTATGTCGCGCGGCAGATCGCCGTCAAGGCGAAGTACCGTCTGTGGATCACGCCGGCGGAACACACCGCCATGGCCCGGGTGCTGGCGGCCTGCCCCGACCAGCAACTGCCGCGCGACGACAGCCAGGGCGTCGCCCTGAACACCCCGACGTAG
- a CDS encoding IclR family transcriptional regulator, translating into MPALAAQQTLPPAAALSATQPNRSARAFARVVRALVQLGADAEHQVADIARTAGLRPGHASRLLLTAVEEHFAEHGGRYGTYRLTRDATALFGPAPARPATPEITEALHRLHQETGLAVAWHEPGWRPGTGLHLDLVDVLCRQPALRADAAQLHSDLSRTAAGRIALAYLPPQMASTADGRPLRLPEHLVHAVTDSRIAASRTASTHSLATPVQRGSALIATLTVTGSPAAFADPLTVQEHAVLLRRAAARASLSRTADLRQTA; encoded by the coding sequence ATGCCCGCCCTCGCTGCCCAGCAGACGCTCCCGCCCGCGGCCGCGCTGTCCGCCACCCAGCCCAACCGCTCCGCACGCGCCTTCGCCCGCGTCGTCCGCGCCCTGGTCCAGCTCGGCGCCGACGCCGAGCACCAGGTCGCCGACATCGCCCGCACCGCGGGTCTGCGCCCCGGCCACGCCTCGCGCCTGCTCCTGACCGCGGTCGAGGAGCACTTCGCCGAGCACGGCGGCCGCTACGGCACCTACCGCCTGACCCGCGACGCCACCGCCCTGTTCGGCCCGGCCCCCGCCCGGCCGGCAACCCCGGAGATCACCGAGGCGCTGCACCGCCTGCACCAGGAGACCGGGCTGGCCGTGGCCTGGCACGAGCCGGGATGGCGCCCCGGCACCGGCCTGCACCTCGACCTCGTCGACGTGCTGTGCCGCCAGCCGGCCCTGCGCGCGGACGCCGCCCAGCTGCACAGCGACCTGTCCCGTACGGCCGCCGGTCGCATCGCGCTGGCGTACCTGCCGCCGCAGATGGCCAGCACCGCCGACGGCCGGCCCCTGCGTCTGCCCGAGCACCTGGTCCACGCCGTCACCGACAGCAGGATCGCCGCCAGCCGCACCGCCTCAACCCACAGCCTCGCCACGCCCGTTCAGCGCGGCAGCGCCCTCATCGCCACCCTCACCGTCACCGGGAGCCCCGCCGCCTTCGCCGACCCGCTCACCGTGCAGGAGCACGCCGTCCTCCTGCGGCGCGCCGCCGCGCGCGCCAGCCTGTCCCGCACCGCCGACCTGCGCCAGACCGCCTGA
- a CDS encoding helix-turn-helix transcriptional regulator: MHTARPLANGLSTDHPQPGLVFVDDTHLPLGENSRLKDTALRTGDFHARSDGQWWAYLPDPARPDLAWCVRHHPVHGRSVLLYPLAQAPAVLREWWGGALLHRAGGYWWDGATWHRPGQTWDPERAAYRPRPVPGATTITADTYRADRPETTPARPLRTADIIADEPALAEHWHDDLARWTARHTETGGRPLSACVITLHAPELDASQLLGVPAVAATAGISPSTLRAYISRGDCDVPAPQAVVGRRSLWARPVAEEWAEQRRTVADGPVTSPRDTAGLSPGAADTQHAFARLFFDQLWQRPEIRKRWNTRHRTEDEVRQVADELGRAVTARLDDILPADALAATLTRALLDALTGRARPGEDRPAGVDPSLAAMLLWLDRHHPDLARQVIRDTAEDARRRRGTAPAHTEQLLHRLLADPARPAAPASAA; the protein is encoded by the coding sequence ATGCACACCGCCCGACCTCTCGCCAACGGACTGAGCACCGACCACCCCCAGCCCGGCCTCGTGTTCGTCGACGACACCCACCTCCCCCTCGGCGAGAACAGCCGGCTGAAGGACACCGCGCTGCGCACCGGCGACTTCCACGCCCGAAGCGACGGCCAGTGGTGGGCCTACCTGCCCGACCCCGCCCGCCCGGACCTGGCCTGGTGCGTCCGCCACCACCCCGTGCACGGCCGGTCCGTCCTGCTCTACCCCCTCGCCCAGGCGCCGGCCGTACTGCGCGAGTGGTGGGGCGGGGCCCTGCTGCACCGCGCCGGCGGCTACTGGTGGGACGGCGCCACCTGGCACCGGCCGGGGCAGACCTGGGACCCCGAACGCGCCGCCTATCGGCCCCGCCCCGTACCGGGCGCCACCACCATCACCGCCGACACCTACCGTGCCGACCGGCCGGAGACCACCCCGGCCCGCCCGCTGCGCACCGCCGACATCATCGCCGACGAACCGGCCCTCGCCGAGCACTGGCACGACGACCTCGCCCGGTGGACCGCCCGGCACACCGAGACCGGCGGCCGACCGCTGAGCGCGTGCGTCATCACCCTGCACGCGCCGGAGCTGGACGCCTCCCAACTGCTGGGCGTGCCCGCCGTGGCGGCCACCGCCGGGATCTCCCCCTCCACCCTGCGCGCCTACATCTCCCGCGGGGACTGCGACGTTCCAGCACCCCAGGCGGTCGTCGGCCGCCGCAGCCTGTGGGCCCGCCCCGTCGCCGAGGAGTGGGCCGAGCAGCGCCGCACCGTGGCCGATGGCCCCGTCACCAGCCCCCGGGACACCGCCGGCCTCTCGCCCGGCGCCGCCGACACCCAGCACGCGTTCGCCCGCCTGTTCTTCGACCAGCTCTGGCAGCGCCCCGAGATCCGCAAACGCTGGAACACGCGCCACCGCACCGAGGACGAGGTCCGCCAGGTCGCCGACGAGCTCGGCCGCGCGGTCACCGCGCGCCTGGACGACATCCTTCCCGCCGACGCCCTCGCCGCCACCCTCACCCGCGCCCTCCTTGACGCGCTGACCGGCCGCGCCCGGCCCGGCGAGGACCGCCCGGCCGGCGTGGACCCGTCCCTGGCCGCGATGCTGCTCTGGCTCGACCGCCACCACCCCGACCTCGCCCGCCAGGTCATCCGCGACACCGCCGAAGACGCCCGCCGCCGTCGCGGGACCGCGCCCGCGCACACCGAGCAGCTGCTGCACCGCCTCCTCGCCGACCCGGCCCGCCCGGCCGCCCCGGCCAGCGCCGCCTGA
- a CDS encoding MFS transporter, translated as MATDAPLGTLLTAPARTARSVVWILLASSLAVKAGGFAWDFLSYYVATGTGHGTAAAGGALTVFGVGWCLGQAGSGWLTDRLGQRSALTVLMLLSAAACFALALVRSLPALLTVSLFLGMTMEAHRPAVSSAINDAIDSDAGRTRAQAMLYWSANIGIAVCGGAGGYIAHHHGYRGLFLVNGLVCIGFALVARRTLSARPPAAERQAHSYRQVLADPALRWIGLAAVFAMVCAWGLVSVLPLLMTSDGLPPSAYGTAMVANTVSVLVLTPPMMRVLVGRGEQLKYPLAPILAAGSAILGLGITVAAMQHTTIGYSIAAAILVPGEICYSVAIGAFISTAAPAGATGRYQAVLSGAGAIASLPPLGIALALDAGGRVLVAVLLGSCALAAVLACRPLARSLRSTTLPAQAETRALVPQEAP; from the coding sequence ATGGCCACCGACGCCCCCCTGGGCACCCTCCTCACCGCGCCGGCCCGCACGGCGCGCTCTGTCGTCTGGATCCTCCTCGCGAGTTCCCTGGCCGTGAAGGCCGGCGGCTTCGCATGGGACTTCCTCTCCTACTACGTCGCCACCGGAACCGGACACGGCACCGCGGCCGCCGGCGGCGCGCTCACCGTCTTCGGCGTCGGCTGGTGTCTGGGACAGGCCGGCAGCGGCTGGCTCACCGACCGGCTCGGACAGCGCAGCGCCCTGACCGTGCTGATGCTGCTGTCCGCCGCCGCCTGCTTCGCGCTCGCCCTCGTCCGCTCCCTGCCGGCCCTGCTGACGGTGTCCCTGTTCCTGGGCATGACGATGGAGGCGCACCGCCCGGCGGTCTCCTCGGCGATCAACGACGCCATCGACTCCGACGCGGGACGCACCCGGGCCCAGGCGATGCTGTACTGGTCGGCGAACATCGGCATCGCCGTCTGCGGCGGCGCCGGCGGCTACATCGCCCACCACCACGGCTACCGCGGCCTGTTCCTCGTCAACGGCCTGGTCTGCATCGGCTTCGCCCTCGTCGCCCGCCGTACCCTCTCGGCCCGGCCGCCGGCCGCCGAGCGGCAGGCCCACTCCTACCGGCAGGTGCTCGCCGACCCCGCCCTGCGCTGGATCGGGCTGGCCGCCGTCTTCGCCATGGTCTGCGCCTGGGGTCTGGTGTCCGTCCTGCCGCTGCTGATGACCTCGGACGGCCTGCCGCCGTCCGCGTACGGCACGGCCATGGTCGCCAACACCGTCAGCGTGCTGGTCCTCACCCCGCCGATGATGCGGGTCCTCGTCGGCCGCGGCGAGCAGTTGAAGTACCCGCTCGCGCCGATCCTCGCCGCCGGCTCGGCGATCCTCGGACTGGGCATCACGGTGGCCGCCATGCAGCACACCACGATCGGCTACTCGATCGCCGCGGCGATCCTGGTCCCGGGGGAGATCTGCTACAGCGTCGCCATCGGCGCGTTCATCTCCACCGCGGCGCCCGCTGGCGCCACCGGCCGCTACCAGGCCGTCCTCAGCGGGGCCGGTGCGATCGCCTCGCTGCCGCCGCTGGGGATCGCCCTGGCCCTCGACGCCGGAGGGCGCGTCCTGGTCGCCGTGCTCCTGGGCTCCTGCGCGCTGGCCGCCGTCCTGGCCTGCCGGCCGCTGGCCCGGTCGCTGCGCTCCACCACCCTCCCGGCGCAGGCCGAGACCCGCGCCCTGGTCCCGCAGGAGGCGCCGTGA
- a CDS encoding phosphoadenosine phosphosulfate reductase domain-containing protein: MNVATRLRLLEHARLADVADSALTRAESKHRTILGAREDAFADLCRWQHAASTAGDDYQHAALTLQQTLDTYQQLCDTELAAAGRRRRAATAVRTTHGRFAQAWSTAAAGPLGDGGHRTAAERLLDELASMPPEFLRAVSAITVQSSGGKDSVVVVDRIATWAMEAGCLEKVVVVHADLQGADWPGVRELAERQARRYGLRFVTVRSPKTFLSMVEGRGMFPDAQNRLCTATLKRDEAAKLFTEIAGALNLDEQAVILNCLGIRAAESPARRRKRNLAIDKRASTRRRLVLTWHPAFDLTEADIWEQIASRTLEYHPVYDTNIPRLSCTYCILAPFEVLVEATRLCWLWKLDTPAAYVDVEQRIGHRFTHKFSLADVVAEARRRQETDGPLAFEPGDAIRRHVGEQAAAAYLERLGLTRTGYLARFGLVA, translated from the coding sequence GTGAACGTGGCCACTCGGCTGCGGCTGCTGGAGCACGCCCGGCTCGCCGACGTCGCCGACAGCGCCCTGACCCGGGCCGAGAGCAAGCACCGCACCATCCTCGGTGCCCGCGAGGATGCCTTCGCCGACCTCTGCCGCTGGCAGCACGCCGCCTCCACCGCAGGCGACGACTACCAGCACGCCGCCCTCACCCTGCAGCAGACGCTCGACACCTACCAGCAGCTCTGCGACACCGAGCTCGCGGCCGCCGGACGGCGCCGGCGCGCGGCCACGGCGGTCCGCACCACCCACGGTCGCTTCGCCCAGGCCTGGAGCACGGCCGCAGCAGGCCCCCTGGGCGACGGTGGGCACCGCACGGCGGCCGAGCGTCTCCTGGACGAACTCGCCTCCATGCCGCCGGAGTTCCTGCGGGCGGTGTCGGCCATCACGGTGCAGTCCAGTGGCGGCAAGGACTCGGTCGTCGTAGTGGACCGCATCGCGACCTGGGCGATGGAGGCCGGCTGCCTGGAGAAGGTGGTCGTCGTCCACGCCGATCTGCAGGGCGCCGACTGGCCGGGGGTCCGCGAGCTCGCCGAGCGCCAGGCCCGCCGCTACGGGCTGCGGTTCGTCACGGTCCGCTCGCCCAAGACGTTCCTGTCGATGGTCGAGGGCCGGGGGATGTTCCCCGATGCCCAGAACAGGCTGTGCACCGCGACGCTGAAGAGGGACGAGGCGGCGAAGCTGTTCACCGAGATCGCCGGAGCCCTCAACCTGGACGAACAGGCGGTCATCCTCAACTGCCTGGGGATCCGGGCCGCCGAGTCCCCCGCCCGCCGCCGCAAGCGGAACCTGGCCATCGACAAGAGGGCCAGCACCCGGCGCCGGCTCGTCCTGACCTGGCACCCCGCGTTCGACCTCACCGAGGCTGACATCTGGGAGCAGATCGCCTCCCGCACCCTGGAGTACCACCCCGTCTACGACACCAACATCCCCCGCCTGAGCTGCACGTACTGCATCCTCGCGCCGTTCGAGGTCCTCGTCGAGGCCACCCGCCTGTGCTGGCTGTGGAAGCTGGACACCCCGGCCGCGTACGTCGACGTCGAACAGCGGATCGGCCACCGCTTCACCCACAAGTTCTCCCTCGCCGACGTCGTCGCCGAGGCACGCCGCCGCCAGGAGACGGACGGTCCCCTCGCCTTCGAGCCCGGCGACGCGATCCGCCGCCACGTCGGCGAACAGGCCGCCGCCGCGTACCTGGAGCGCCTGGGCCTGACCCGCACCGGCTACCTCGCCCGCTTCGGCCTCGTCGCCTGA
- a CDS encoding DnaJ-like cysteine-rich domain-containing protein produces the protein MTKRRTTAQQRAREMQRAPGARITYGRALESARRAPSPDQARAVLRDLAVAAGVCVSWRERIRHHLAGADRDGWPGQVQAAELREDLHLLAGATPPSRDMPAVPAAFEHFPLAVLHQAASGSGEAFAAAAVCALGGPLRHLLRHPYGQPPRLDDVVYRSRTAPTTAPRRRLTVETSDGLHFQDVFYPRPWGTQDVAGFYRSDAAGGGREAARAVLAHALGGAAPSSLAACRACHGNGWLSALDGGHDEHAPAYRSDGGPVCVCAACRGTGLRPLPATEFDDRFGGRLEDARRGAGVTRSEILAWAADRLPAGPGEPAGCGEGLQSGYAAAVVDAVRAAGFTVEGEEPCELDFDVDGGLGAHFYAGGEAAERRFGRPRVLVIWYDDRGWSVTGFGGHHLLLPGEFVPAPEDLARELAEGGQAADEREERIALRPRDVDVYTAVLSYLVPAAG, from the coding sequence ATGACCAAACGACGCACCACCGCCCAGCAGCGCGCCCGCGAGATGCAGCGCGCACCCGGTGCCCGGATCACCTACGGGCGGGCCCTGGAGTCGGCCCGGCGGGCGCCGAGCCCGGACCAGGCCCGCGCGGTGCTGCGCGACCTCGCCGTGGCCGCCGGCGTCTGCGTCTCCTGGCGGGAGCGGATCCGCCACCACCTGGCCGGCGCGGACCGCGATGGCTGGCCCGGCCAGGTCCAGGCCGCCGAACTGCGCGAGGACCTGCACCTGCTGGCCGGCGCGACCCCTCCATCGCGCGACATGCCCGCAGTCCCCGCGGCGTTCGAGCACTTCCCGCTCGCCGTCCTGCACCAGGCCGCCAGCGGGAGCGGGGAGGCCTTCGCGGCGGCGGCCGTGTGCGCACTGGGCGGACCGCTGCGCCACCTGCTGCGGCACCCCTACGGGCAGCCGCCGCGCCTGGACGACGTGGTCTACCGCTCCCGCACGGCGCCGACCACCGCGCCGCGCCGCCGGCTGACGGTCGAGACCTCCGACGGGCTGCACTTCCAGGACGTCTTCTACCCCAGGCCCTGGGGCACCCAGGACGTGGCCGGCTTCTACCGCAGCGACGCGGCCGGCGGAGGGCGCGAGGCGGCCCGGGCCGTCCTCGCCCATGCGCTGGGCGGCGCCGCGCCGTCGAGTCTGGCGGCCTGCCGGGCCTGCCACGGCAACGGCTGGCTCAGCGCGCTGGACGGCGGCCACGACGAGCACGCCCCGGCCTACCGCTCCGACGGCGGCCCGGTGTGCGTGTGCGCCGCCTGCCGCGGAACAGGCCTGCGCCCGCTGCCCGCGACCGAGTTCGACGATCGCTTCGGAGGCCGACTCGAGGACGCAAGGCGCGGGGCCGGCGTGACGCGCAGCGAGATCCTGGCGTGGGCCGCCGACCGGCTCCCGGCCGGACCGGGCGAGCCCGCCGGATGCGGCGAGGGCCTGCAGAGCGGGTACGCCGCGGCCGTGGTCGACGCCGTGCGGGCGGCCGGCTTCACGGTCGAGGGAGAGGAGCCCTGCGAGCTCGACTTCGACGTCGACGGCGGACTGGGCGCCCACTTCTACGCCGGCGGCGAGGCCGCCGAGCGCCGGTTCGGCCGGCCGCGGGTACTGGTCATCTGGTACGACGACCGCGGCTGGAGCGTGACCGGCTTCGGCGGCCACCACCTGCTGCTACCCGGCGAGTTCGTCCCCGCGCCCGAGGATCTGGCCCGGGAGCTGGCCGAGGGCGGACAGGCCGCCGACGAGCGAGAGGAGCGCATCGCGCTGCGCCCGCGGGACGTCGACGTCTACACCGCGGTCCTGTCCTACCTGGTGCCGGCGGCCGGTTGA